The segment GGAACGTATCCCTCGTTGAAGCGCTCGCTGTTCCCCACGAAGTCGAGCATGAGGAATGATCTCTTCCCCGCGCACAATCGCGTCCCGCGACCGCGTATCTGCTTGTACAGTATCTCCGAGCCCGTGGGGCGGCAGAAGACTATGTTCATGGCCCCGGGGCAGTCGAAGCCCGTGTCCAGCATGCCGACGGAGACCGCGATCCGAGGATACTCCTCCCGCTTGAAGCGCCTGATGGCGTCCTGCGGGTCCTCGCTGTCCGTCGTAATGGCCTCCGCGTATCGCCCGCCGAGTGTTCGGACACGAGGACCGAGCAATGGCCACCACTGCAATAGGCAGAGTTCTCGACTCCAGGAAGATGCCGAGATACGTCCTCGACTAGGTCATGTATCATGAGTTGCTCCATATCAAACGCGGCATCGGATATTCGGAGGGGAAGAGAAGGACGCACACGAAGGCCTTCCGAGGGGAAGGGAGGAAGTTTACCAGATACGAGCAGGCGAGGGACTGAGGTCTCATGAGATTCTTGGATGACGGGCATACAAGCCAGGGGATGGAAGAAAGATGCGTGGTGGACAGAGATACTCTTGGATACGCAATCACGAGGGCAAATTATATGTGCATTTATGTCATAACATCCCAAGAAGTGGGATATTGTGACACGAATGAAGACTCCTATGATATGGAAGAAGCTGCTGATAGACGGACATAAGATAGCCACTTCCACGAAGATTCATGAATTAGCTCGCAGACTGGAAAAAGGGGACGTGAGGAGCCTTCGGTATCTTCAAGAACAAGGCTACATCTCGAGAATCTTGAGAGGGATCTACTACGTCAAGAGCCCGGACGAGCGCGAGAGGGGTTTCTTCCAACATTCGGTCTATGAGATGGTGTCCAAGGCTCTGAAAGCCAAGGGCGTCAAGCACTGGTATTTCGGCCTGGAGACAGCTCTCAGGCTCAACGGCATGACTCACGAGTACTTCGCAGTAGACTATGTCATAACCGATTCGTACAGGAGCACCAAGGTGATCAACATCCTCGATACGAAGTTTCAGTTCTTGAAATGGAGCAAAAGGCATTTTGATTTCGGCATCGTGAGAAGGGATGGCCTGATGTGCTCGGACAAGGAGAAGACGGTGCTCGATCTGGCCTACAGGCGATACAGAAGAGGCGAGGGAAGGCTGCATGCAGTCAATCTTATCCAGGAATACATGGGGATGTTGGACAAATGGAAGTTCGAGAACTGCCTGGACCGCTACCCACAAAGATTCCAAAAGGCGGTCAAGGGGAGCCTATGAAGGACTTCTTTGAAATGCTGAACACGCTGGGAAAGCCCAAAAGGAGCGACATAATCGAGAAGGACTTTCACCTCCACAGATTACTGCATATGATATCCCAAGACGATTACCTCAGTGGAAGTCTCACCTTCAAGGGGGGAACATGCCTCGTCAAGGCCTACCTGGGGTTCTATCGCTTCTCAGAGGATATCGACTTCACCTGGCAGAGTGATGACCTCTGGAAGGGCAGGACCGTGGCCGAAACGAGAAGGCTTTGCTCCGAGGAAATCACCACCCTTGCGGGGCATTTCAGGGTCATGGCCGACACCCTCGGAATGAACTTCAGTGGCGACAAGACCATAGCAGGCGAGGTTCACATCAGCAGCGGTGGCAGGATGGTACTCTTCTTCATCGGCTACCAATCAGAGATTTTGAACATGCCCAGCAGCATCAAGGTGGAGATCAACTTCGTGGACAAGACTCTCTATCCGTTCAAAGACAGGGAATTGAGAAGCTATGTGGAGAACGTAGAATCGGAGGAACTGGAGTTTCTCTATGAGAAGCTCTGGAACGAGTACAATACAGAAATACAACTTGGCTGCTACGATCCCAGAGAGATATATGTGGAGAAGTGTAGGGCGTCATTGACCAGGATGGCATACAAGCTTCGGGATGTGATAGACATACTCTTCATGGAAGAGGAATTTGGCTACTCTGTCAATGAATACAAGGAGCAGATCGAAGAGAAGGTCAGATTCATGCTCGAGCTGTACGAACGATACAGGGAGAACATAGAGTTGATGCGGTTTCCACCTGCAGACATCCTGGGTTCGGAGGAAATGAAGCTGTTTCTGATCGAGCCACCGAAGGACTTGGGTCTTGAGGTTCTTCGGATACACAGCGAATTGGATGACATCCGAAAGGAACTGACGGCTTAATCATTCGGAGAGGTGTCAGGACCTGAGATGAATCGATGTCTTAGTCCGAGTGCCTTCCCCGCCGGTGTCAACCGAAAGCGAGGAGCGCGCCCCTTCCAAGAAGCTGCCTACTGGCGGTAGATTGTGCTCCTATGGCCCAGAGTGAGCACGTACACGACCTCCTCTCCCCAGTCGATGTCCGCTATCAGGCGGTGGTCCACCACCCTGATCTTGAACGCGCCGATGCCTCGAAGAGGTGACACGCTCCGCCTCGGGTTTGCGGCCACCTCGCGCAGCTTCCTGACTATGCGCTCCCGGACTTCCTTGTCCAGCTTACGGAACTTCTCCGCGGCCAGCTCGGTGAACTCGACCCGAAAGGGCAAGCGCTCACTTTCCCTCTAGCCCGCTCAATGGGACCGTCTTCCGCTGCCGCACCTGCCTGCGGGCCTCGAAGATCTCTTCCAGGGTTTCCACGCTGAGCTCCTCCTCCAGGGACCTCGCGATCGCATATCGTATGAACTCGGACTTCGAAGGGAATCCTCTCCTGACCGCTGTCGCGGAGATGAGCTTGTCCTGTTCGGGAGAGACCTTCAGGCTGATTGTCTTCATCCATAATAGGTATTACGCGCGTATTACTTAATGCTTGCTGCCTGAGCCATCATCGACAACCGATTCCGCATGCGAAGTACACCGAAGAGGGCCATACGAGATATGCGTCCCGTCCCTGCGGGAGAATCGCGGGAGGCGCTGAGATAGAGCCTGGGATGCATCAAGTACCGGGGGCACGCGGGACGCCGTCAGATTCTCAGCGATCCTCGCCTTTCGGGGTCATTCCGGGATTACTTAAGTCTTTGCATGGACTTGTCGGAAGTTCCCAGTAGCTTCCTTGCAGTCCGCTTGCTCCTTTCTTGCAGGTTTCTTGCTCCTCGCTTGCTTGATCCTTGCTCCTCGCTTGCTGAAACCTTGTGACATCCTAGGGACTTACCAGGGACATACCTGCTACATCCTTGCAGGATGCTTGCATTCTCCTGCAGTTCCGCCCAGTGCCCCCAGAGGCATTCGGAGGGGCTCGGGTCTCCTTGGGAACGTCCAGAGGCGGACAGGAAAAGGCATATCCTCTGAGACAACGATGTGACCTTCCGTGGCTTGGTGAGGGGACAGATACATGGACATGGACGAACGATGCTCCAAATGCGGGGAAGGATGCGAGAAGGGAAGCGACCAGTGGGACACGTGCGCCGAGCTCTCGGACGAGGAGTGGCTGGAGCTTCTGGCGGGCGGGATGTTCTTCACGGACTTCATTGAGACCATGTTCTAGAATGAGGTCAGAACCCGCGGGAACTGGACAGCGGACCGCCTCAGGCCTGGGAACGCCGCTCGAGGATGTATCCCGTC is part of the Candidatus Thermoplasmatota archaeon genome and harbors:
- a CDS encoding nucleotidyl transferase AbiEii/AbiGii toxin family protein; this encodes MKDFFEMLNTLGKPKRSDIIEKDFHLHRLLHMISQDDYLSGSLTFKGGTCLVKAYLGFYRFSEDIDFTWQSDDLWKGRTVAETRRLCSEEITTLAGHFRVMADTLGMNFSGDKTIAGEVHISSGGRMVLFFIGYQSEILNMPSSIKVEINFVDKTLYPFKDRELRSYVENVESEELEFLYEKLWNEYNTEIQLGCYDPREIYVEKCRASLTRMAYKLRDVIDILFMEEEFGYSVNEYKEQIEEKVRFMLELYERYRENIELMRFPPADILGSEEMKLFLIEPPKDLGLEVLRIHSELDDIRKELTA
- a CDS encoding type II toxin-antitoxin system RelE/ParE family toxin, producing MPFRVEFTELAAEKFRKLDKEVRERIVRKLREVAANPRRSVSPLRGIGAFKIRVVDHRLIADIDWGEEVVYVLTLGHRSTIYRQ
- a CDS encoding ribbon-helix-helix domain-containing protein, translating into MKTISLKVSPEQDKLISATAVRRGFPSKSEFIRYAIARSLEEELSVETLEEIFEARRQVRQRKTVPLSGLEGK